The following are encoded in a window of Paenibacillaceae bacterium GAS479 genomic DNA:
- a CDS encoding putative ABC transport system permease protein has protein sequence MTFRQIIFNNILRNSRIYMAHFLSGAFAVLVFFIFAMLLYHPQLQGELASTSETISLLSTMGLRISQYSLFVCALLFLLYSFSSYLKSRKREFGILLIHGMSLRQQNKLILAETMLIGTASIVTGILTGLIFMKLLLLIVADLLGITSGLPFYFPIDAIWTTAITFLLMFLLVSFFATGIVKKVSLIDLFQSDEKPRPEPQASVELSILAFVLIGVGYGSVFSFVRDRSFSYLPLVLGVVFTVAGTYFLFTQFNVYFIQLLKKNERTFFRKTNLISISEMAFRIRDNAVMFFMVTVVSAVAFTGMGICIALGAPGLSETVNPFAFTYDSYEGNTKEKEQEHVTTIENKLKESGFSYQLIEFTPKLYSQGVLISLSDYNKLAAALGYPTETLQQNNDVIWVPSSVQEINDAIRSAGEAVANIGMVSGDKTVELNLIKRVPYIVTPYSARGNILVVSDAIYKQSSSVEYGTSSRPTFTFHVKNWMGTKALSNELFDQFNRDEEGQGRDYFFDKPIILQWLEGKQRNGILFILSFLIGVVFFTFAASVIYLRLYTDLERDQKQYQMIAKVGLSRRELKTIVTHQFRFMFYIPFFIAVLHSTVAFIAFQQLIYFSFYKEAATIFASFFIVQVIYFYVARWRYLNHIFHKLI, from the coding sequence ATGACTTTTCGTCAAATCATTTTTAATAATATCCTTCGGAATAGCCGCATCTATATGGCTCATTTTTTAAGCGGGGCATTTGCTGTTTTGGTGTTTTTTATTTTTGCTATGCTGTTGTACCATCCTCAGCTGCAAGGAGAGCTTGCTTCTACGAGTGAAACGATCTCGTTGCTCAGTACGATGGGACTCAGAATCAGCCAATATTCCCTCTTTGTCTGTGCTCTTCTTTTCCTACTTTATTCGTTCAGCTCCTACTTGAAGTCGAGAAAAAGAGAATTCGGCATTCTGCTCATTCATGGAATGTCGCTCAGACAGCAGAATAAGCTTATTTTAGCGGAAACGATGTTAATAGGAACCGCTTCTATTGTCACTGGCATTTTGACGGGACTTATTTTTATGAAGCTGCTTCTGTTGATTGTTGCAGATTTGCTAGGTATTACGAGCGGATTGCCCTTTTATTTCCCCATTGATGCGATATGGACGACTGCAATTACGTTTCTGCTGATGTTTCTTTTAGTCAGCTTTTTTGCGACGGGCATCGTGAAGAAGGTTTCTTTGATCGACCTGTTCCAATCGGATGAAAAGCCAAGACCAGAACCGCAGGCGTCTGTGGAACTGTCCATTCTCGCTTTCGTGTTGATTGGTGTAGGATATGGGTCTGTGTTCTCTTTTGTGAGGGATAGAAGCTTCTCCTATTTGCCTCTGGTTTTAGGCGTAGTGTTTACGGTTGCAGGTACTTATTTCCTGTTCACTCAATTCAATGTCTATTTCATTCAGCTGCTTAAAAAGAATGAGCGGACTTTCTTTAGAAAAACGAATCTGATTTCAATTTCTGAAATGGCTTTCCGTATACGGGATAATGCCGTGATGTTTTTTATGGTGACCGTTGTTTCAGCGGTTGCTTTTACTGGCATGGGAATTTGTATCGCGCTTGGCGCTCCAGGTTTATCGGAAACAGTGAATCCCTTTGCGTTTACCTATGATTCATATGAAGGAAATACCAAGGAAAAAGAGCAAGAGCATGTGACAACTATCGAAAATAAACTCAAGGAATCTGGGTTTTCATATCAATTGATAGAGTTTACTCCAAAGCTTTATAGCCAGGGCGTCCTTATTTCCTTAAGTGATTACAATAAATTAGCGGCTGCGCTAGGCTACCCGACAGAAACGCTTCAGCAGAACAATGATGTCATCTGGGTGCCCTCAAGCGTTCAGGAAATAAATGATGCGATCCGAAGCGCAGGTGAAGCTGTTGCTAACATAGGGATGGTAAGTGGAGACAAGACAGTTGAGCTTAATTTAATAAAAAGGGTTCCTTATATTGTGACGCCTTATAGCGCCAGAGGTAATATTCTGGTCGTTTCCGATGCTATCTATAAGCAGTCCTCCTCGGTTGAATACGGGACAAGCAGTCGCCCTACCTTTACTTTTCATGTTAAAAATTGGATGGGAACAAAAGCGCTTTCCAATGAGCTTTTTGATCAGTTCAATCGGGATGAGGAGGGTCAGGGCAGAGACTATTTTTTTGATAAACCGATCATCCTGCAGTGGCTTGAAGGCAAGCAGAGAAACGGTATTCTGTTCATTTTAAGTTTTCTAATCGGGGTGGTGTTTTTCACCTTTGCGGCGAGTGTTATTTATCTGAGGCTCTATACCGATTTGGAAAGGGACCAGAAGCAGTACCAAATGATTGCCAAGGTCGGATTGAGCCGCCGCGAGCTTAAAACGATTGTGACGCATCAATTCCGCTTTATGTTTTATATCCCTTTTTTTATTGCGGTTCTGCATAGTACGGTTGCGTTCATTGCTTTTCAGCAACTCATTTATTTTTCGTTTTATAAAGAGGCAGCTACTATTTTTGCTTCATTTTTTATCGTTCAGGTCATTTATTTTTATGTCGCGCGCTGGCGTTATCTCAATCACATATTTCACAAACTAATTTGA